In Acidobacteriota bacterium, a single genomic region encodes these proteins:
- a CDS encoding polyphosphate kinase 2 family protein, with translation MTVAPMDYTRFRIPSDKQVRIEDYDPGATWGYKGKEEAQAKLAKDIGEMAELQNVLYASRAHAVLILLQAMDTAGKDGVIKHVMSGVNPQGVRVTSFKAPSEEELLHDYLWRCTKALPERGMIGIFNRSHYEEVLIARVHPEVLAREGISQARKREWKLRYQEINEFERRLARNGTVILKFALNLSKAEQRRRLLERIERKEKNWKFSFGDIKERRHWNKYRQAYEAMFNHTSTEWAPWYFVPADHKWYTRMVIAGVVVATLKGLRLRYPELSDEQKELLAEGKKMLRGS, from the coding sequence ATGACTGTTGCCCCCATGGACTACACGCGTTTCCGCATCCCGAGCGACAAGCAGGTCCGCATCGAAGACTACGACCCCGGTGCGACTTGGGGCTACAAGGGGAAGGAAGAGGCGCAGGCCAAGCTGGCCAAAGACATCGGCGAGATGGCCGAGCTGCAGAACGTGCTGTACGCGAGCCGGGCCCACGCGGTGCTCATCCTGCTACAAGCGATGGACACTGCCGGCAAGGATGGCGTGATCAAGCACGTGATGTCGGGAGTGAATCCGCAGGGCGTGCGAGTGACCAGCTTCAAGGCGCCGAGCGAGGAAGAATTGCTGCACGACTACCTGTGGCGCTGCACGAAAGCGCTGCCGGAGCGCGGGATGATCGGCATCTTCAACCGCTCGCACTATGAAGAGGTGTTGATCGCGCGAGTGCATCCCGAGGTGCTGGCGCGCGAAGGCATAAGCCAGGCGCGGAAGCGCGAGTGGAAGCTGCGCTACCAGGAGATCAACGAGTTCGAACGGCGGCTCGCGCGCAACGGCACGGTGATACTGAAGTTCGCGCTCAATCTCTCGAAGGCAGAACAGCGCCGGCGGCTACTCGAGCGCATCGAGCGGAAAGAGAAGAACTGGAAGTTCTCTTTTGGCGACATCAAGGAGCGCAGGCACTGGAACAAGTACCGCCAGGCGTACGAAGCGATGTTCAACCACACCAGCACGGAGTGGGCGCCGTGGTACTTCGTGCCCGCCGATCACAAGTGGTACACGCGCATGGTCATCGCGGGCGTGGTGGTTGCGACGCTGAAGGGGCTGCGGCTGCGCTATCCCGAGCTGAGCGACGAGCAGAAGGAGCTGCTGGCCGAGGGCAAGAAGATGCTGCGTGGTTCTTGA
- a CDS encoding transporter, with product MKAFLAVLFIAVALLTTLAAAQCAKDNKKCALDEGGIQDNSFLIEEAYNQEFGVVQHIQSWQRNWPDGDWVYTFTQEWPFDPAPKSQLSYTIPIVHDDDVSGTAVGDVLLNYRYQLVGSGETKVAFSPRVSLVLPTGDWRRGHGMGATGVQFMLPLSVVVSRRFVTHWNAGATILPNAKNTLGHEAHSYGYTLANSVIFLARPRFNLMLEHVYQSTGQVVGPGKTDWRKAWLISPGVRWAWNFSSGLQIVPGVAVPVGVGPSSGERGVLLYLSFEHPYRKPKG from the coding sequence ATGAAGGCGTTCCTCGCAGTCCTCTTCATCGCCGTCGCCTTGCTCACCACGCTCGCCGCGGCGCAGTGCGCCAAAGACAACAAGAAGTGCGCGCTCGACGAGGGCGGCATTCAGGACAACAGCTTCCTGATCGAAGAGGCCTACAACCAGGAGTTCGGCGTGGTGCAGCACATCCAGAGCTGGCAGCGGAACTGGCCGGACGGCGACTGGGTCTACACCTTCACGCAGGAATGGCCGTTCGATCCGGCGCCGAAGAGCCAGCTCAGCTACACCATCCCCATCGTCCACGATGACGATGTTTCCGGGACGGCCGTGGGCGACGTGCTGCTGAATTATCGCTACCAGTTGGTGGGCAGCGGAGAGACGAAGGTGGCGTTCTCGCCGCGCGTCTCGCTGGTGCTGCCGACGGGAGACTGGCGGCGCGGGCACGGCATGGGCGCGACCGGCGTGCAGTTCATGCTGCCGCTCAGCGTGGTGGTGAGCCGGCGTTTTGTCACGCACTGGAACGCCGGGGCAACCATCCTGCCAAACGCGAAGAACACGCTGGGCCACGAGGCGCACAGCTACGGATACACGCTGGCAAACAGCGTGATCTTCCTGGCGCGTCCGCGCTTCAACCTGATGCTTGAGCACGTCTACCAAAGCACCGGGCAGGTGGTAGGACCGGGCAAGACGGACTGGCGGAAGGCGTGGCTCATCAGCCCGGGCGTGCGCTGGGCGTGGAATTTTTCGAGCGGGCTGCAGATCGTCCCCGGCGTGGCCGTGCCGGTGGGCGTGGGACCGAGCTCGGGCGAGCGTGGCGTGCTGCTCTACTTGAGCTTCGAGCATCCCTACCGGAAGCCGAAGGGCTGA
- a CDS encoding holo-[acyl-carrier-protein] synthase has protein sequence MIVGTGIDITEVPRIAAAIERHGERFLHRIFTAAEIRYCESKKNRVERYAARFAAKEAAMKAIGTGWRQGVAWKEIEVGREPGGRPTVHFSGKVKQHAERLGAKRASLSLTHTEQTAMAQVILED, from the coding sequence ATGATCGTCGGCACCGGCATAGACATCACCGAAGTCCCACGCATCGCGGCCGCCATCGAGCGGCACGGCGAGCGCTTCTTGCATCGCATCTTCACCGCCGCCGAGATCCGTTACTGCGAGTCGAAGAAGAACAGGGTGGAGCGCTACGCGGCGCGCTTTGCGGCGAAAGAGGCGGCGATGAAGGCCATTGGCACGGGATGGCGGCAGGGCGTGGCGTGGAAAGAGATCGAGGTCGGGCGCGAGCCGGGCGGAAGGCCGACGGTCCACTTCTCCGGCAAGGTGAAGCAGCACGCCGAACGCCTGGGAGCGAAGCGCGCGTCGCTTTCGCTCACCCACACCGAGCAGACGGCGATGGCGCAAGTGATACTCGAAGATTGA